ATCGTTTAATTGCTTCATTTCACTTGTATCAATAATTGATCTGTAACCTAACGCATCCATCCCAAAATTAGTGATATCAAGAAATAATCTACTGGCATAGTATTTTGCCATTGATGCTTCTTTGGTGAATGGCTCGTTATTATCTATTTTTTCACATGCATCCCTATATAATAAACGTGCTGCATGCAATCGTGTTTCAAATTCAGCAACAGAGAAACTTATTCCCTGGAAATCAAATAGATACCTGGAAAATTGCTTTCTTGTTTTTACATGGTTTATAATAATATCCAGTGCATGTTGAGCTGCACCAACACAACATGCTGCCACTAATGGTCTTCCTTTATCAAGCATTTCAGTTAGTAAAAAATAACCACTGCCCTCTTCACCAATCTGGTATTGTGTATCAATTGTAACATTATTAAACGTAATTGATCCTATAACACTATGTAAAAATGAAGATACTTCAAGTTTTTCAAATAATATGCCATCTGCAGTTTCAGGAATAAGAAAAGCATTCAACCCTGCCCTGCCCTTTTTACTGCTTTGAGCTATCACAAGATAGTAAGAGGCTATACCACTGTTAATAACAATAACTTTCTTTCCATTAATTAAGAATTTATTATCTTTTTTTATTGCCGTAGTTTGAATGGATGTTATATCAGAACCTGCCTGTTCTTCAGTTAAACAAAAAGCCAGTGGCTTTTGTGTATTGCTAACTGCATTCATTAGGTATTTCTTTTTATTATTATCTGCAAACGACTTTATAAGTTCAAAGCAATGTATAGTCGTTAGTAATGTAGGTAAAGTATTATAATAATTATATGCAAGAGTTTCAAAAATAGCACCAGCATGGCTAAATGACGCAGATAGACCACCATATTCTTCATGTAATAATAAAATATGTAATTTATGTTTATAATATATTGAATAATATGCCAAGGCACGTTCTATAGGTGGTAAATCATTTATAAAAGGTGATTGTGAATCAAGCAATTGTACACATTCTTGTAAAGATTGATTAAGATTTTTGGGTAACAATATATTACTCATTGTGTTTTCTCCAGAGAAGAAAATCAATAAATTGGTCTAATTCTGAAAATTCCTGCCTGTTTAGTTGTTTAATTTTATTGGTAAGTGAATTTAACATTTCATCATCAATTATATTTTCATAATCTTCTAATAATGGTTCATCATCAAGAAAGTATGAAATAGGTTTTTCAAGATGTTCAGCTATTAATTCAATCAGATGAAAATATACTCTTCGCTTGCCTAATTCATAATTGGATAATGCAGCCTGAGTAATACCTATCGCTTTAGCCAGTTCCAGCTGAGTAATGCCCTTCTCTTCACGGGCTATTTGTATTTTTCTACCAATCTCTTTTAAAGCCATATAAGTATATAAATAATGATTATAATTTGATTTAATGTATAAAAGTGTGTGTATGATAAATAAAATCAATAAAAATGCAATACATATTTATTCTGAAATATGCAATACATATGTTAAATATTAAATTGGTATAAATTTAAAAATTAATATTGACAAATATAACAAATATAACAGTAAATATAACAAAATGTTATATTTGGAGGTTTGTAATGAATTTAACAAAAGTATTAGAAAGTAATTCGCGGAAACATCCTGACAAAGACTGCTTAAGGTATAATGGCAAAAAGTATACTTATAGAAATGTTCTAGAATTGTCATTACAAGCTGCATCACTTTTTCAATCTTTAGGTATAGAAAAAGGTGATAAAATTGCAATTATGAGCCAAAATACACCTGATTTTGTTATATCATTATTTGGCAGTTGGTTTGCAGGTGCTACTGTAGTACCTATAAACCATAAACTCATGGCTCCTGAGACGGAATATATTCTTGACCATAGTGAAGCAAAATTATTTTTATTTGATGGTTCTCTATCTAGTGTTGCTGACAAAATAACATTAAAAAAAGTTAAAAAAATGGCATTAGACACGGAAGTAAGTGGATATGAATTATTTAGTAATAACTTGAAATCTCAAAAACAACCAAAACATGCAAAAGTCAACGATGAAGATTTTGCTGAAATTCTGTATACCTCTGGAACTACAGGAAAACCAAAAGGCTGCCTTCACACACATCGTAATGTTGTTATGGCTGGTATCACAGCTGTTATAGCAACAAAAATGGATGGTGATGATGTATTATTAATGGCTATGCCCATATGGCATTCATCTCCATTGAACAATTGGTTTTCAGGAATACTATTTATTGGTGGAACTACAGTATTATTGCGTGAATATCATCCACTGCATTTTCTTCAGGCAATACAAAATGAAAAATGTACTATATACTTTGGTGCCCCTGTTTCATATACAATGCCAGTGCAAATGATTCCAAATTTTGATTCATTTGATTTAACAACAATGAGAGCATGGATTTATGGTGGTGGCCCAATAAGTTCAGATGTAGCAAAAATGCTTATTGAAAAATATAAAACGAATAACTTTTATCAGGTATATGGAATGACTGAATCTGGTCCAACCGGAACAGTTTTATTACCTAAAGAACAGCTTAAAAAAGCCGGTTCCATAGGCAAAACAGGTTTGCCTGGATGTGATTTACGAATAGTGACAACAGACGGAAAAGATGCTAAGTATGGTGAAACTGGTGAAATATGGTTACGTGCTGATAGTATGATGAAAGGATATTATAAAAATCCCGAAGCTAGCAAAGAAGCATTTGAAGATGATTGGTATAAAACTGGCGATGTTGCACGTATAGATGATGATGGATATCTATTTATAGTTGATAGAATAAAAGATATGATAGTTACCGGTGGTGAAAATGTTTATTCAAAAGAAGTAGAAGACGTTATTATAACAATGCCAGGGATTACAGGTGTAGCAGTTATAGGTTTACCCCATCCTGACTGGGGAGAAACTGTAGCAGCATTTATAATGAAAGCACAGGATAGTAATATCACAAAAGAATCTATTATAGAATATTTAAGTGACAAACTTGCAAAGTATAAAATTCCTCGACAATTTATCTTTGTAGATAGTTTGCCGTACACACCAAGTGGTAAAGTTATGAAGTATAAACTGAGAGAACAATATAAGGATTATAAAGAAAGTAAATAATTATAAATTTCTGGAGGATTTATATGTTTGACTATATCATGACTG
This genomic window from Spirochaetota bacterium contains:
- a CDS encoding acyl-CoA dehydrogenase, coding for MSNILLPKNLNQSLQECVQLLDSQSPFINDLPPIERALAYYSIYYKHKLHILLLHEEYGGLSASFSHAGAIFETLAYNYYNTLPTLLTTIHCFELIKSFADNNKKKYLMNAVSNTQKPLAFCLTEEQAGSDITSIQTTAIKKDNKFLINGKKVIVINSGIASYYLVIAQSSKKGRAGLNAFLIPETADGILFEKLEVSSFLHSVIGSITFNNVTIDTQYQIGEEGSGYFLLTEMLDKGRPLVAACCVGAAQHALDIIINHVKTRKQFSRYLFDFQGISFSVAEFETRLHAARLLYRDACEKIDNNEPFTKEASMAKYYASRLFLDITNFGMDALGYRSIIDTSEMKQLNDFAKTMMFIDGTENVQKMIIASLL
- a CDS encoding AMP-binding protein, producing MNLTKVLESNSRKHPDKDCLRYNGKKYTYRNVLELSLQAASLFQSLGIEKGDKIAIMSQNTPDFVISLFGSWFAGATVVPINHKLMAPETEYILDHSEAKLFLFDGSLSSVADKITLKKVKKMALDTEVSGYELFSNNLKSQKQPKHAKVNDEDFAEILYTSGTTGKPKGCLHTHRNVVMAGITAVIATKMDGDDVLLMAMPIWHSSPLNNWFSGILFIGGTTVLLREYHPLHFLQAIQNEKCTIYFGAPVSYTMPVQMIPNFDSFDLTTMRAWIYGGGPISSDVAKMLIEKYKTNNFYQVYGMTESGPTGTVLLPKEQLKKAGSIGKTGLPGCDLRIVTTDGKDAKYGETGEIWLRADSMMKGYYKNPEASKEAFEDDWYKTGDVARIDDDGYLFIVDRIKDMIVTGGENVYSKEVEDVIITMPGITGVAVIGLPHPDWGETVAAFIMKAQDSNITKESIIEYLSDKLAKYKIPRQFIFVDSLPYTPSGKVMKYKLREQYKDYKESK
- a CDS encoding helix-turn-helix transcriptional regulator, which translates into the protein MALKEIGRKIQIAREEKGITQLELAKAIGITQAALSNYELGKRRVYFHLIELIAEHLEKPISYFLDDEPLLEDYENIIDDEMLNSLTNKIKQLNRQEFSELDQFIDFLLWRKHNE